The following are encoded together in the Acaryochloris thomasi RCC1774 genome:
- a CDS encoding aromatic ring-hydroxylating dioxygenase subunit alpha, with translation MELATTLQGQTVQNRVREVGINPDHWYPVAWADQLQPGTVQPVQIWQQAIALYRDQQGNLNALEDACPHKGIALHQGKVEGPHLACPYHGWQFNSEGECVHIPYFPPEQKLPCAKARSYPVQEQYGIVWVFPGNRDLADQTTLPEVPEYGNPEFFMVRIPGHFQAHFSICNENTMDVFHGYLHQELQGWFDPVLLSLKQTENTVKADYQVSYAGIMTKFLGLSKENEGVTTRVVSVHYRYPHYHSTMEGVSSLHLMRSPVGPTETRSFSLMFLKLPIPSWLLRRASQLGLEKLILDKLFMKFLLQDVEMMESEQRTYSANPDRQYVEVNPAILALQRVIVGQYVKFMQQSRESDSQNNGNQITPLPVADRVAAK, from the coding sequence ATGGAACTAGCAACAACTCTACAGGGACAGACGGTTCAAAATCGTGTTCGTGAGGTGGGGATTAACCCTGATCACTGGTACCCCGTTGCTTGGGCCGATCAGCTTCAGCCTGGAACTGTTCAACCCGTGCAAATTTGGCAACAGGCAATCGCCCTGTATCGAGACCAGCAGGGCAATCTCAACGCATTGGAAGATGCCTGCCCCCACAAAGGTATCGCTCTCCATCAAGGTAAGGTTGAAGGCCCACATCTTGCCTGTCCCTACCATGGCTGGCAGTTCAATAGTGAAGGTGAGTGCGTCCATATCCCCTATTTCCCGCCTGAGCAAAAGCTTCCCTGTGCTAAAGCTCGCAGCTATCCGGTGCAAGAACAGTACGGCATTGTCTGGGTTTTTCCGGGCAATCGGGATTTGGCAGATCAGACCACTCTGCCAGAGGTTCCAGAGTACGGCAATCCTGAATTCTTTATGGTGCGGATTCCAGGGCATTTTCAGGCCCACTTCTCCATCTGTAATGAAAATACGATGGATGTTTTCCACGGCTATCTCCATCAGGAACTGCAGGGCTGGTTTGATCCGGTTTTACTGAGTCTTAAACAGACAGAGAATACGGTTAAAGCCGACTATCAGGTTTCCTATGCCGGCATCATGACCAAGTTCTTGGGCCTCAGTAAAGAGAATGAAGGCGTCACGACCCGCGTGGTTTCTGTTCACTATCGATATCCGCACTACCACAGCACCATGGAAGGCGTCTCTTCGCTGCATCTAATGCGCTCTCCCGTGGGCCCCACCGAAACCCGGTCCTTCTCTTTAATGTTTTTGAAGCTGCCGATACCAAGCTGGCTGCTGCGCCGTGCCTCTCAGTTAGGGTTAGAGAAGCTTATTCTCGACAAACTTTTTATGAAGTTCCTGCTTCAGGATGTTGAGATGATGGAAAGTGAGCAGCGGACCTATTCAGCGAATCCAGATCGGCAGTATGTTGAAGTTAATCCTGCAATTCTGGCTCTGCAGCGCGTTATTGTGGGGCAATATGTTAAGTTTATGCAACAATCTAGAGAGTCTGACAGTCAAAATAATGGAAATCAGATAACACCCCTCCCCGTCGCTGACAGGGTTGCTGCGAAGTAA
- a CDS encoding MFS transporter, translating to MTKLTSARPPLMPKTRRFPKLPQRFALLGVLLAAGCLSSAVGSIVAPVFPELVDQLGFDPEWSGLLVSTHTLTTALATPLLGLLAGRIGKLRVLVLSLVGYALFGISGAFANSYGMMMLSRGLVGASSGGIAAVSIGILSDLYDGEARSQMMGYVTSALATATVIFPVLGGWVGNVRWQYAFYLYVIGLPVALAAFLVVRRQPESASPAVDLSQADGIGQYLRQSRIQVLLLGLALTSALFYVVVVYAPIYLKTEIGASPIVNGGVLAARAIGAAVVSAWGASQLAKRIGANAAIAVGFLLMAGSLTLIPNLQEPPIIVLAALPFGIGFGFVMPNLYSAIADLTPQAQRTGMLAIGTGISSFGQFVSPAVFGPLWRNIGADVFYVAAGLALVISLLSLSRRSI from the coding sequence GTGACTAAACTGACTTCTGCTCGGCCTCCGCTAATGCCAAAAACTCGACGGTTCCCGAAGCTGCCTCAGCGATTTGCCCTGTTGGGTGTATTGCTCGCGGCCGGTTGTCTGAGCAGTGCGGTCGGGTCGATTGTGGCGCCGGTCTTTCCTGAGCTAGTTGATCAGCTTGGGTTTGATCCAGAATGGTCGGGGCTGTTGGTGAGTACACACACGCTCACAACCGCTTTAGCGACGCCTCTATTGGGTCTCTTGGCCGGTCGCATCGGTAAGCTCAGGGTTTTGGTCTTGTCTTTGGTGGGTTATGCCCTGTTTGGGATTTCTGGGGCCTTTGCCAATAGCTACGGCATGATGATGCTCTCCCGTGGTCTAGTCGGGGCCTCCAGCGGCGGGATTGCGGCGGTTAGTATTGGTATTCTCAGCGATCTCTATGACGGTGAGGCGAGATCGCAAATGATGGGCTATGTGACCAGCGCCTTAGCGACCGCAACCGTCATTTTCCCGGTATTGGGGGGCTGGGTTGGGAACGTTCGATGGCAGTACGCCTTTTATCTCTACGTCATTGGTTTACCTGTGGCCCTCGCTGCATTTTTAGTCGTGCGCAGACAGCCTGAGAGCGCCTCGCCGGCGGTTGATCTTAGTCAGGCGGACGGGATTGGTCAATATTTACGGCAGTCCCGCATTCAGGTGCTGCTGCTGGGTTTAGCGTTAACCTCGGCTCTTTTTTACGTGGTGGTGGTGTATGCGCCGATTTATCTGAAAACGGAAATTGGTGCCAGTCCGATCGTGAATGGTGGCGTTTTGGCCGCTCGGGCCATTGGAGCGGCTGTGGTTTCGGCTTGGGGGGCCAGTCAGCTTGCCAAACGGATTGGAGCGAATGCGGCCATTGCGGTGGGCTTTCTGTTGATGGCAGGTTCTTTGACCTTGATTCCGAATCTACAGGAGCCGCCGATCATTGTTTTGGCGGCTCTTCCGTTCGGGATCGGGTTTGGATTTGTAATGCCGAATCTTTACAGCGCAATTGCAGATTTGACGCCCCAGGCCCAACGCACTGGGATGCTGGCAATTGGCACGGGAATTTCATCCTTTGGTCAGTTTGTGTCTCCGGCTGTTTTTGGTCCGCTCTGGCGGAATATCGGAGCCGATGTTTTCTATGTGGCTGCAGGGTTAGCCCTTGTTATTAGTCTACTGAGCCTGTCGCGTCGTTCGATCTAA
- a CDS encoding DUF4349 domain-containing protein — translation MASSQLTKRPAVLLMAPLLTSMMLVSCSAAPGDYGASSAPETDSTSESLVAQGDGAPAEAPQDLSGSKAEGTPRKQPQLIKTAEMVLQVETVESAVKSVSKVVKEQQGDILGLQDEVPANPSQRQTASMELRIPQAKLDTTLDRLTQLGEVQSRSIQAQDVSNQLVDFQARLRNLRKSEEQVLKILDRSGSVADVLKVTQELSNIRASIEQIDAQLQRLQNQVAYSTVRLTLKDAIASSNRQPVIGDSLKDSWAHSTRAMRELTVGLLSLGVWLLAFSPYFIGLFLLGFAGKHLLFRRSSPPAVHPTSPPADS, via the coding sequence ATGGCTTCATCTCAATTAACCAAGCGGCCCGCCGTACTTTTGATGGCTCCGCTGCTCACCAGCATGATGCTCGTCAGTTGTTCGGCGGCTCCCGGTGACTACGGTGCGTCATCGGCCCCCGAAACTGATTCGACCTCTGAATCCCTAGTGGCCCAAGGGGATGGCGCACCCGCAGAAGCCCCACAGGATTTGAGCGGCAGCAAAGCAGAAGGAACCCCGCGCAAGCAACCCCAGCTCATTAAGACAGCAGAGATGGTCCTGCAAGTTGAGACGGTAGAAAGCGCGGTCAAATCTGTTTCTAAGGTCGTGAAAGAACAGCAGGGGGATATTCTCGGATTACAGGATGAAGTGCCCGCGAATCCCTCTCAGCGCCAAACGGCGTCGATGGAGTTGCGTATTCCCCAAGCCAAACTTGATACAACACTGGATCGCCTGACTCAGCTCGGGGAAGTCCAGAGTCGTTCCATTCAGGCACAGGATGTCTCTAATCAGCTCGTTGATTTTCAGGCGCGCCTACGAAACTTGCGTAAATCTGAAGAGCAGGTTCTAAAAATCCTCGACCGCTCAGGGTCGGTGGCCGACGTGCTCAAGGTCACTCAAGAACTCAGCAATATTCGAGCTTCAATTGAGCAGATTGATGCTCAACTACAGCGGCTGCAAAATCAGGTGGCTTACTCGACGGTGCGCCTGACCCTGAAAGATGCGATCGCATCTTCCAATCGTCAGCCCGTAATCGGCGACAGCCTAAAGGATTCGTGGGCCCATTCCACGCGAGCCATGCGGGAACTCACCGTGGGACTCCTCTCTCTTGGGGTTTGGCTGCTTGCCTTCAGCCCCTATTTCATCGGTCTCTTTTTGCTGGGTTTTGCCGGAAAGCACCTGCTTTTCCGCCGGTCCTCTCCGCCTGCAGTTCATCCAACGTCTCCACCAGCAGACAGCTAA
- the leuD gene encoding 3-isopropylmalate dehydratase small subunit: protein MSKITAISGPGIPLQGNDIDTDRIIPARFLRCVTFDGLGEQVFADDRKQAQGQHPFDQPQYQDAKILVVNGNFGCGSSREHAPQAIAKWGIEAIVGESFAEIFFGNCLAMGVPCVTADAETIGQLQERLAQDPTAVMEVNLETLQVKCGDLVAPVSVGDGPRQMLRSGTWDACGQLVAQADNIKETATQLPYLSWAS from the coding sequence ATGAGTAAAATCACAGCTATTTCTGGCCCCGGCATCCCGTTACAGGGCAACGACATTGATACAGATCGGATTATCCCGGCTCGATTCCTGCGCTGCGTTACCTTTGATGGCCTTGGTGAACAGGTCTTTGCCGATGACCGCAAGCAGGCTCAGGGACAGCACCCCTTTGATCAGCCTCAGTATCAGGACGCCAAGATACTGGTCGTCAACGGCAACTTCGGCTGCGGTTCTTCGCGGGAACATGCCCCCCAGGCGATCGCAAAGTGGGGAATCGAAGCGATTGTGGGCGAGAGTTTCGCAGAAATTTTCTTCGGCAACTGTCTGGCAATGGGCGTTCCCTGCGTCACTGCCGATGCCGAAACGATAGGTCAGCTTCAAGAGCGCTTGGCGCAGGATCCGACCGCTGTAATGGAGGTCAATCTCGAAACACTCCAGGTCAAATGTGGCGATCTTGTCGCCCCCGTGAGCGTGGGCGACGGCCCTCGACAAATGCTGCGCTCCGGCACCTGGGATGCCTGTGGTCAACTCGTCGCGCAGGCCGACAATATTAAAGAGACCGCAACCCAACTCCCCTACCTTAGCTGGGCCAGCTAA
- a CDS encoding pyridoxine 5'-phosphate synthase: MPTLGVNIDHVATIRQARRTVEPDPVAAAVLAELAGADGITVHLREDRRHIQDRDVRLLRETVRTHLNLEMAATEEMVGIALDIQPDYVTLVPEKREEVTTEGGLDIVGQQAYLTEAVGKLQAAQIPVSLFIDADTAQIEASAAVGAKFIEIHTGSYAEAKGEAAQAKELEILSQGCQQAIALGLRVNAGHGLTYWNTYPVACLEGMEELNIGHTIISRSVLVGLERAVREMKLAIAGQL, encoded by the coding sequence TTGCCAACTCTGGGAGTCAATATTGACCACGTCGCCACGATCCGTCAGGCCCGTCGAACGGTCGAACCCGATCCCGTTGCCGCCGCTGTCTTAGCTGAGCTGGCCGGAGCAGACGGCATTACCGTGCATCTGAGAGAAGATCGCCGCCATATTCAAGATCGAGACGTGCGCCTGCTCCGGGAAACGGTTCGCACGCACCTAAACCTAGAGATGGCTGCCACGGAAGAGATGGTGGGTATCGCCCTCGATATTCAGCCTGACTACGTGACCCTTGTGCCCGAAAAACGAGAAGAAGTGACCACAGAAGGCGGCTTAGATATCGTCGGCCAGCAGGCTTATCTCACGGAGGCCGTCGGAAAACTGCAGGCCGCTCAAATTCCAGTCAGCCTCTTTATTGATGCCGACACCGCTCAAATTGAGGCATCAGCGGCGGTGGGGGCAAAATTTATTGAGATCCACACCGGCTCCTACGCTGAAGCCAAGGGAGAAGCAGCCCAAGCCAAAGAATTAGAGATCTTATCCCAGGGCTGCCAGCAAGCGATTGCGCTAGGATTGCGGGTGAATGCCGGTCACGGTTTGACCTACTGGAATACCTACCCCGTTGCATGCCTCGAAGGGATGGAAGAACTCAACATCGGCCACACCATCATCAGTCGGTCGGTCCTTGTGGGGCTGGAGCGGGCTGTTCGAGAAATGAAACTTGCGATCGCAGGTCAGCTTTAA
- a CDS encoding c-type cytochrome — protein sequence MGLTSAPALAISSSPGGAELFEVHCVGCHPQGKNIIRRGKTLRKKALQKNKVDSLDAIATLVTNGKGNMSAYADKLSAPEIETVSAYVLEQAEQGWH from the coding sequence ATGGGGCTCACGAGTGCGCCTGCATTGGCGATTTCTAGCTCACCAGGAGGGGCCGAGTTGTTTGAAGTTCACTGCGTAGGCTGCCATCCTCAAGGGAAAAACATCATTCGACGGGGTAAGACGCTGCGGAAAAAGGCGCTGCAAAAAAATAAAGTGGATAGCTTGGATGCGATCGCAACTCTAGTCACCAACGGCAAGGGCAATATGTCCGCCTACGCCGATAAACTGAGCGCACCAGAGATAGAAACGGTCTCAGCCTATGTTCTTGAGCAGGCTGAGCAGGGCTGGCATTAA
- a CDS encoding ABC transporter substrate-binding protein has protein sequence MATEVDLEGQSGNNKPSHERKSTLQTESQSKKLNKRKAVGFPLLILGALTVAIALIALWRRPNTSPVTSAPVKSPDSAVNPIPPLTGPANIEVLGDTFLGYSTLWDQDFQQSLKEADITIEYADELDQEVRSQKLSSGEADFMVTTINQMFETPSEGKIVAMWDWTHGADRLVLNNKLLPQVTSVRDLNVAANQAAESGELLSIVFAGSTPSEYLSLLLADTSPNFSLEKFNIVRVDDSSTAWQRFQNPQPGETIAAGIFWEPYVTQSTRSGYIASLSSADVQRSIVDVVVASPQVLQENPSKVQAFVKAYYEHMARSTVDKTPLRQQFEELGELTPPEALNFLQGVYFFDANCANYWINGADQLLEQRLSYTARVLYGSGRIPKPTGDLAQFYDGRFVANTASSSAADSCPDVTITAAMSESSVASQIDTKGTTATIAVSLKETSAQLDADAAFALDRVLSTAIEGDTLRINATFKKENALPFVQSRVSAVEDYVTTKLPTARVHTTLIPGQSGRPSIQVSIDNS, from the coding sequence GTGGCGACCGAAGTAGATCTGGAAGGACAGTCCGGTAATAACAAACCTTCTCATGAACGCAAGTCAACTCTTCAAACTGAATCTCAATCTAAGAAGTTGAATAAACGCAAGGCTGTGGGTTTCCCGCTTTTGATTTTGGGGGCACTTACGGTTGCGATCGCACTTATTGCTCTTTGGCGCAGGCCCAACACTAGTCCAGTTACGAGCGCTCCGGTCAAAAGTCCAGATAGCGCGGTCAATCCCATTCCGCCATTGACGGGACCGGCCAATATTGAGGTTTTAGGAGACACCTTCCTGGGCTACAGCACGCTTTGGGATCAAGACTTCCAGCAAAGCCTAAAAGAAGCCGATATCACGATTGAGTACGCCGATGAACTCGATCAAGAGGTGCGATCGCAAAAGCTGTCGTCCGGTGAAGCTGACTTTATGGTCACCACCATCAACCAGATGTTTGAGACCCCCAGCGAGGGCAAAATCGTCGCCATGTGGGATTGGACCCACGGAGCAGACCGCTTGGTTCTCAATAATAAACTGCTGCCCCAGGTTACCAGCGTCCGAGACTTGAATGTGGCGGCCAATCAGGCTGCTGAAAGCGGTGAACTGCTTTCGATTGTTTTTGCGGGCAGCACGCCCAGCGAATACCTCAGCCTCCTATTAGCCGACACCTCCCCAAACTTCTCTCTCGAGAAATTCAATATTGTTCGCGTGGATGACTCCTCGACCGCTTGGCAGCGTTTTCAAAATCCACAGCCTGGGGAAACAATTGCTGCCGGTATCTTTTGGGAACCCTATGTCACCCAGTCGACCCGTAGCGGGTATATTGCCTCCCTCTCTTCTGCAGATGTCCAGCGTTCAATTGTAGATGTGGTGGTTGCGTCGCCTCAAGTACTGCAGGAGAATCCCAGCAAGGTTCAGGCTTTTGTCAAAGCCTACTATGAGCACATGGCTAGAAGTACGGTGGATAAAACCCCACTGCGGCAACAGTTTGAGGAGCTGGGGGAATTAACCCCGCCCGAAGCACTTAATTTTTTGCAAGGCGTTTATTTTTTCGATGCCAACTGTGCGAACTACTGGATCAACGGAGCCGATCAGCTTCTAGAGCAACGTCTCAGCTATACGGCTCGGGTGCTGTACGGAAGCGGCCGCATTCCTAAGCCAACAGGTGACCTTGCACAGTTCTATGATGGGCGTTTTGTTGCCAACACCGCCAGCTCTAGCGCGGCTGATAGCTGCCCAGATGTCACAATCACTGCGGCCATGTCGGAGTCGTCAGTGGCCTCCCAGATTGACACAAAGGGGACCACTGCAACCATTGCCGTCAGCCTCAAAGAAACATCGGCCCAGTTAGACGCGGATGCCGCCTTTGCTTTGGATCGAGTCCTCAGTACCGCCATTGAGGGAGACACCCTGCGGATCAACGCCACCTTTAAGAAAGAGAATGCCTTACCTTTTGTTCAAAGTAGAGTGAGCGCTGTGGAGGATTATGTGACAACGAAGCTTCCTACCGCTCGAGTTCACACGACCCTTATTCCAGGACAGTCTGGGCGTCCTAGCATCCAAGTTTCGATCGATAATAGTTAG
- a CDS encoding alpha-amylase family glycosyl hydrolase, giving the protein MRNVTLHAFNWQYTDIINNLESIRDAGYGAVLIPPPLYSEPNGDQWWQRYQPKDYRVLLSHLGGKKELEQLIAACHGGTPQLQVYADLVINHMANEDRTDHFDFPGTAELERYKKHPDLYEENRLYGDLSEKLFSWFNFNDAGEIEGDEWSDRGAVQYQNLSGLPDLKDSDWVLQQQHNMVDALIEMGFDGFRIDAIKHITERMIDNLADDPKFKKRFWFGEVLTGSDHDEDTFLDPFLRETWMSAYDFPLFQTIREAFSFGGSLRTLAQPQHQDNSLPWNRAVTFVVNHDIPHNDGFRFWLLERQDEHLAHAYILGRDGGVPLIYSDHNESHHEQDYDRWLDLYKRPDITAMIEFHNAVEGQPMAILYENDVLLVFRRGDQGIVAINKSGSNQWADFNTWGLKNPGQYRDLIHRYEMTVSGDRFSLLIPPRTAQMWLAE; this is encoded by the coding sequence GTGCGTAATGTGACCCTTCATGCCTTTAATTGGCAGTACACCGACATCATCAACAACCTTGAGTCTATTCGGGATGCAGGATATGGAGCCGTCCTGATTCCACCACCGCTGTACTCAGAGCCAAACGGAGATCAGTGGTGGCAACGCTATCAACCTAAGGATTATCGGGTTTTGCTGTCCCATCTCGGGGGTAAGAAGGAACTGGAACAGCTAATTGCTGCTTGCCACGGTGGAACGCCGCAACTGCAGGTGTACGCCGATCTGGTTATTAACCACATGGCGAATGAAGATCGGACCGATCACTTTGACTTTCCGGGGACGGCAGAGCTAGAACGCTACAAGAAGCACCCTGACCTGTACGAAGAGAATCGACTCTATGGTGACCTCAGCGAAAAATTGTTTTCGTGGTTTAACTTCAACGATGCGGGTGAGATTGAAGGAGATGAATGGTCAGACCGAGGTGCTGTCCAATATCAAAACCTATCGGGACTGCCAGATCTTAAGGATTCTGACTGGGTACTTCAGCAGCAGCACAATATGGTGGATGCCTTAATAGAGATGGGGTTTGATGGCTTTAGGATTGATGCCATCAAGCACATTACAGAGCGCATGATTGATAACCTTGCTGATGATCCCAAGTTCAAGAAGCGGTTTTGGTTTGGTGAGGTTTTAACCGGCAGTGACCACGACGAAGATACCTTCCTCGATCCGTTCCTGCGAGAAACCTGGATGTCAGCCTATGACTTTCCCTTATTCCAGACGATTCGGGAAGCTTTCAGCTTTGGCGGTTCGCTGCGAACCTTGGCCCAGCCTCAGCATCAGGATAATTCTCTACCCTGGAATCGAGCGGTCACTTTTGTTGTCAATCATGATATCCCTCACAACGATGGCTTTCGTTTTTGGCTGCTGGAGCGTCAGGATGAACATCTGGCCCACGCCTATATTCTGGGGCGCGATGGTGGGGTGCCGCTGATCTATTCTGATCACAATGAATCTCATCATGAGCAAGACTATGATCGCTGGCTAGATCTCTACAAGCGTCCTGATATCACCGCCATGATTGAGTTTCACAATGCGGTGGAGGGACAGCCGATGGCGATTCTATATGAGAACGACGTGCTGCTGGTTTTCCGGCGGGGAGACCAAGGAATTGTGGCTATCAACAAAAGTGGCTCGAACCAATGGGCAGACTTCAATACCTGGGGGCTTAAAAATCCCGGTCAGTATCGAGACTTGATTCATCGTTACGAGATGACGGTTTCAGGAGATCGCTTTTCTCTGTTGATCCCACCCCGAACAGCCCAAATGTGGCTGGCTGAGTGA
- a CDS encoding VOC family protein: MPSLQTCAFIPYLSITDATTAVAFYTNVFGVAPYVLLSMPDGRVMHCEYRVGNARFFLSEELPEHGGTPSPASLAATSVAIHLYVDDCDAMIETMKDNGSTVLMEPADMFWGERFGRVRDPFGHEWGIATQLREMSPDEIQTAAGKMFADMSE; this comes from the coding sequence ATGCCTTCACTCCAGACTTGCGCGTTTATCCCATATCTCAGCATCACTGACGCAACGACGGCAGTCGCGTTCTACACCAACGTTTTTGGTGTTGCACCATACGTTCTGCTCAGTATGCCAGACGGGCGTGTGATGCACTGCGAATACCGTGTTGGCAACGCTCGATTCTTCCTGAGCGAAGAACTCCCGGAACATGGAGGCACGCCAAGCCCAGCAAGTCTTGCCGCTACAAGTGTCGCGATTCATCTTTACGTCGATGACTGTGATGCGATGATCGAAACTATGAAAGATAACGGTTCGACAGTTTTAATGGAACCCGCCGATATGTTTTGGGGTGAACGATTTGGGCGTGTCCGTGACCCATTCGGCCACGAATGGGGAATCGCAACTCAGCTCCGTGAAATGTCGCCTGACGAGATTCAAACAGCAGCCGGAAAGATGTTCGCCGACATGTCAGAGTAG
- a CDS encoding FAD-binding oxidoreductase produces MTLSASEMISILSSIVGAEHVVPLSKLNSAKRIQIQDALQVPAAAASEPVVVYPRSQTELAAVVTRAHREKWRLLICGHRTKLSWGQLAADIDIVISTQWLNRIIDHAAGDLTVTVEAGVPLAALQNILAAEKQFLALDPAYADHATIGGIIATQDSGVLRHRYGGVRDMVLGVTFVRADGELAKAGGRVVKNVAGYDLMKLFTGSFGTLGIMTQVTLRLYPLPETSQTVIFCGDGTDIRQLTQALIDSTLTPTAVEVLSAQFLAACDDRKPLVDLRKAELALAVRFQGIAEGVTAQCEQISQHASLTPLMLEAEPEADFWQHLQAQLWSDNAVICKVGVLPSNSVSVLQQMERLAQKQNVVLQGQFHAGSGLGIIRLEGEVLPVLVEELRSQCQQSQGFLTVLEAPRPLKEQIEMWGYTGNAFASMRKIKEQFDPQALLNPGRFVKGL; encoded by the coding sequence GTGACATTATCTGCTTCTGAAATGATCTCTATCCTTAGCTCTATCGTTGGAGCTGAGCATGTTGTGCCGCTCTCTAAACTCAATAGTGCCAAGCGCATCCAAATTCAAGATGCTCTGCAAGTTCCTGCAGCTGCGGCTTCAGAGCCAGTGGTTGTTTATCCTCGAAGTCAGACAGAGCTGGCAGCAGTGGTCACTCGCGCACACCGAGAAAAGTGGCGTTTGCTGATCTGTGGGCATCGCACGAAGCTGAGCTGGGGGCAACTGGCTGCAGATATTGACATTGTGATTAGTACCCAGTGGCTGAACCGCATTATTGACCATGCTGCAGGGGATCTAACTGTGACGGTCGAAGCGGGTGTCCCGCTGGCAGCGCTGCAAAATATCTTGGCGGCTGAGAAGCAGTTTCTGGCTCTAGATCCAGCCTATGCAGACCACGCGACGATTGGCGGCATCATTGCCACTCAGGATTCTGGTGTCCTCCGTCATCGGTATGGCGGGGTGCGAGATATGGTGCTTGGGGTAACCTTTGTCCGGGCTGACGGTGAGCTTGCTAAAGCGGGAGGCCGCGTTGTCAAAAATGTAGCTGGATACGATTTGATGAAGCTGTTCACCGGTTCCTTTGGCACGTTGGGAATTATGACCCAGGTGACGCTCAGGCTCTACCCACTGCCGGAGACGAGTCAAACGGTAATTTTCTGCGGTGACGGGACTGATATTCGTCAACTGACTCAGGCTCTGATCGACAGCACGTTGACGCCGACGGCTGTTGAAGTGTTATCAGCCCAGTTTTTGGCCGCTTGCGATGACCGAAAGCCGCTCGTAGACCTTCGCAAGGCTGAACTAGCTTTGGCAGTGCGTTTTCAGGGAATTGCTGAAGGCGTCACGGCTCAATGTGAGCAGATATCTCAACATGCTTCGCTGACGCCACTGATGTTGGAGGCGGAACCGGAGGCTGATTTTTGGCAGCATCTGCAGGCGCAGCTTTGGTCTGACAACGCCGTTATTTGTAAGGTAGGCGTGTTGCCCTCTAACAGCGTTTCCGTTCTGCAGCAGATGGAGCGTCTGGCTCAAAAGCAGAATGTAGTGCTGCAGGGCCAGTTTCATGCCGGAAGCGGTTTGGGGATTATTCGCCTAGAGGGGGAGGTGTTGCCAGTGTTGGTGGAGGAGTTGCGATCGCAATGTCAGCAGTCCCAAGGTTTCTTAACAGTCTTAGAAGCCCCCCGCCCACTGAAGGAGCAGATTGAGATGTGGGGTTACACCGGAAATGCCTTCGCATCTATGCGTAAAATTAAAGAACAGTTTGATCCACAGGCCCTTTTGAATCCGGGTCGTTTCGTTAAGGGACTCTAA